The window CAAATCCGTCCAATCAGTTTGTACAAAGTGGCTATCGAAGACTCGGCGGCTTCATTTATGGCGCTGGTCGCTCTACAATTCTTTCTGATCAAACCATATATATTACTGATAATATTACGGTTAGTATTCCGACATCACCACCGTATAGCTTTCAGAGAAATGGAGTGCCAGATATGGCTGGGCTGAATGCAGTGCCAAATCTTGGCATTATATCGGAGGGTGATATTGTGGTGGCTAGTAATGTGGAAAGAATTGATGCCTCATTGTATGCCAAAGGCAGGATTATAACCTGTGATCAATATGTGCCAAACTCTGGGCTAAATGAAGATGCTGGTAAGACCGATCAACCGGGCTCGACCGGCACCAAGTGGATTCGACGCGGTGCTGGCATTGGCTTGGATTCTAACCCACTAGCCAGTGAGACGACTGATCCAAATGTAATTGAGGCACCGAATGCTGATAATGCGGAAGCCAAAAAATGCGCAAACCGACTCAAGATCACTGGCAGTGTGACCGGTGGGTCTGGTTTTACTCTGGGGCGTAATCATATTGATTTTAGTGAAATGGTACAGCGTTGGGGTAATAACGAAGGTGGAGCTTTTGGTGGACAGTCGCCTCAGGAGTTTGGTAAGTTTTGTAATTTGTCAGATGTGATTGGTATCCGTCGGGTATGTAATCTGTATGGTGTGCGCAAAGATTTTGATTCTCCTGATAATACAGGGGCTACCTACTGGCTAGCTGAAAAAGCCGGTTGGCCACAAAATTATTATACTGGTGGACCGGCAGAAGACTTTGTTGGTAACGGTATATCAAGCTTTATGCCACCACCTGGTTTTGAAAATATCAGTACATCTGCGCAAACTGCCAAGTATTATAAGAATACTGCCCGACCTAGGTTTTAGAGGATAGATAATAAATGGAGGCGTCATAACAAAATAGGTGCAAAAGGGGGAGTACTAATTCAAAATAGTTATGCTAAAATAAGAACACATGGAATTATTCGTTGAAGATGAACATTATTTTGGAGTTGACCTCGGTAACTCCGGTATCCGATTGGTTGAGCTTAAACTAATTCATGATAAGCCCACACTCGTTACTTATGGTGATATTGAATTACCGTTTGGACTGATGAGTTCTGATTCTCCAGCTGATCAGGCGCGAATTTCAGAGATACTCAAAAAGCTGGTATCAGACGCTCGTGTGAGTACCAAAAATGTTGTAGCTGGTTTACCGGCTAGCAAAGTATTTGCCAGCGTGCTTAAACTGCCACAGATGGCTGATAATGAAATTGCCCACACTATTCGCTTCCAGGCCGATAAATATATTCCGATGCCAATTGATCAGGTGAAGCTAGATTTTTTCCGTATAACTCGCGATAAGGAAGCTGAAGAGATCGATGTATTATTGGTTGCCACACCAACCAGTATTGCCAATAAATACCTTAATATTTTCCAGCAAGCTGGACTGGAGTTGATGGCTTTAGATATTAATGCAATTGCTCAGTCGCGCTCGATGGTACCAAATGCTGATATTGATGTGGTGGTAGTAGATTTTGCTTCTTTAACCACTGATATTGGCCTAATATCGGCTGGAATTCCGGGACTGATTCGATCGGTTAATGTGGGTGCTAAATCTCTTATTCGAGTGACATCTCAAAACCTTGGTCTCGATGAAGTGCAGGCCGAGCAGTTTGTGCGTAAGTTTGGCCTAACTCAAACTAAGCTAGAGGGGCAAGTTTACCGCTCGATGAAGCCGTTACTTGATAATGTAGTAGAAGAGATTAAGCGCTCAATGGAGTTCTTTTACCAAAGTAACTCTGGCCGTAAAGTGGAGAAGATTGTTATTACTGGTGGTCCGGCAGCAATTCCAGAAATGCCGGTTTATCTTGCAAATGCACTGGGCTTACCCGTTGAAATGGGTAATCCATGGCAGAAGATTAGCTATGCCACTGAGTTTACAGACCGCTTGTCGGGTATGGCGTTAAGTTATTCCACATCGGTTGGTTTGGCGTTAAGGAATATGGTGTAGGCTATGTCGGTTCGGATCAATTTGCTCCCCGAAGCCCGTATGATAAAGCTGAAAAATCAGCAAACCAAACGCTTGGTTACGGTGGTTTGCTTGGTTCTTTGCAGTAGTGTAGGGATTGTCTTAGTGGTATTACTCCTGCTTTTGGGTGCACGCAATATTCAGTTTGCTACTAACAAGGGAAATATCGAAGAGCTGAATAAAAAGATTGCTGCTAAAGCTGGTGTAGAGCAAGATGTGGCATGGTTTAATGGAGCTCTTACCGAAGCTGATTCACTTTCTAATAATCGAATTCTCATCTCGCAGCTTTTTGGTCAACTAGCTAATGCTGCACCTCCTGGCATTAAGATTGCAAGTCTATCGGTGGATCCAGAGTATAAGGTCAAAGCATCGGTTGAGGCGACTGACTTTAATAATGTGGCACTCTTTATGAATGCCTTAAAGACTTATAATGTTGAGTTTAATCCGATTGCTGGTTTTGATAGGGTGCCAGTTTTTACCGATGTTGATGTTCAGGCTGTTACCAAGCGTAAGCAGACTGATAATGCCAACTTTGAAGTAAGCTTTAAAGTTGATGAGAAGCTAGTAAAGAAATTCCGTGAAGACAGTAAGGCGAATGAGGAGAATAAATAATGGCACCCACTAAGAAGCCAGCCACTCCTGTTGCTAGCAAAAAAAAGCTGGTTCCACCGCAAACTCCAGGTACGGAGGCTGCCATGCAGGGAATTCGCAATTATCTTATCATTGCGATTGGTGTTACGGTGCTGGTTGTTTTAGTTGGGGGTTATTTTATATATACTCTGGCGCAATCTAATGTTAAGAAAGCCCTGGAAGTTCGAGCTCAGGAATATCAAATTAAGCTTTCGGAGAATAAAATTGCCAAACTCGATGAAGCTGAACCTGAGATCCTAAAACTTAAACAAGCAGATGGCGATAAGCCATCAAGATTTGATTTTATTACTCAACGCACATTGCCAGAAAATGAAGATTTTGAAGCTATTTTAACTATCTTTAACCGTCTCCAAAAAGACTATCAAGTAGATATTGAGTCTATTACTAAACCGGGCACCGCTACTGCTGGAGTTGCAACTACAGCAAGGAGCACACCAAACACAACTGGTGCTGGCAAATCTCAGTCTAGTTTAATTGCAATTAAGGCCACTGGATCGCAAGAAGCAGTAATTAGCTTCTTACAAGCGCTAGAATCATCATCACGTATCTTTGACTTTTCAACAATGAAGATTTCGAGTGAACAGGGTAGCTTTTCATTGGATATGCAGTACAAAATTTATGCCATGCCAAAACCTTCAATCAATAGCACAGATGTAAAAATTGATGAATACGAAGCTGATAAAGGAAAATACGAATGAAAAAACGAGATATTATAGGGCTGGTAATAGCGGTTGCGCTAATTGCGATTACTGGAGTACTACTATATACACAATTAGCCCCCGCTCCAAAAGATACTGGTATATCGGTTAGCGTACCAGCTAAGGTGGCTGTGCCATTATCCGATCCAAAAGATCAAGAAAAATTAACTGAGTTGGAGCGTTACGAGGACTTCTCAAAGCCACAGCAGTGTACGAACGAGACTTGTGGACGAGAGAACCCATTGTAGCCCTAGCGAGGTAGATACTATAAAATGCTGACGTTAGAAAATCAAAAGATCATCGAAAATATGATTGTGCAGGGCGATATTGTCCCGCACGATGTGTTGGAGATTGCAAAATTGCGGTCCGCCAAAGAGAGCAAAGGACTTTTACAGGTATTATTAGATATGAAGGCTTTATCTGAGGATGATTCAGTTAAGCTAATTGCTATTTCAAAAAAGATTCCCTTTGTTGATTTGATGCATCTGGATCGCCCTGTTGATCAAAAGGTTCTGGAGATGGTACCACTTGAAATTGCCAAAACCTACATGGCCGTACCGTTTGGGGTGTCTAATAGCTCGTTAAATGTTGCATTGCTTGACCCAACTAATTTGCAGGCGATCGATTTTATATCGCGTAAAACTGGCTACACTATTAATCCATATATTGCTTCTCAGGCCGGTATTGATTTTGTGCTGGGGATGTATAAAGAGAAGTTTTCTCAAGAAGTATCAGAGGTTTTAAAGAATATTGCTTCGGCTCAAAAAGAAGAAGTTGAGGCTGAAAAAAAGACTGTTCAAGATCAGAAAAAGATCAACGACATTGTTCAGGATGCACCAATTACTCGAGCCCTCAATACTATTTTAGAGTATGCAATTAACTCACGAGCATCAGATATTCATGTTGAACCCCGTCAAAAAGAGCTGAAGATTCGGTTTCGTGTCGATGGTATTTTGCAGGAAGTGATGACGTTACCAAAAACCACCGAAGCAGCCCTTATCTCTCGTATTAAAATTATGTCTAATCTCAAGATTGATGAGCACCGTATTCCTCAAGACGGGCAAGCGGTATATATTTTTGCTGGTCGCGAAGTTGATTTGCGTATTGCGATTGCGCCAATTAGCTATGGGGAACAAGTGGTAATTCGTATTTTGGATAAGAACGCCCAAAATATTACTCTGGATACGCTAGGCTTTAGGGGGCGTAGTTTACGCCTTATTACATCTGGTATGCATAAGCCACACGGTATGATTCTATCAACTGGCCCAACTGGTTCAGGTAAATCCACTACTCTGTATGCGGTGGTGGGGGCAATTAAATCGGTGGCAATCAATATTGTGACGCTTGAAGACCCGGTGGAATATAAAATGGAGGGTATTAACCAAATTCAGGTTAATACGGCGGTGGGGCTAACCTTTGCTAATGGTTTACGGTCTATTTTGCGTCAGGACCCTAATGTGGTGCTAGTGGGGGAGATTCGTGATGCCGAAACGGCCGATCTAGCCGTGCAGGCAGCGTTGACTGGACACACAGTACTTTCCACACTCCACACCAACTCCGCAGCTGGTGTTTTACCACGTATGCTAGATATGAAGATTGAGCCATTTTTGATTGCCTCAACCGTCAACACTGTAATTGGCCAGCGCCTAGTGCGTCGCGTTTGTCAAAAGTGTAAGCAAGCTTATGCGGCGCCGGGCACAGCGGTGGAGCTAATTAATAAGATTATAGGTTCATTTTTACCTAAAACTCAGGCCGAAGTGCAGGCTAAAGAGCAAGAATATGGATACGAGGGTTTGCCACTCTATAGTCAAAACGCTTATACTTTATATAGGGGGGTAGGCTGCGACGAATGTAAAGATGGTTACTCTGGTCGTATTGGTATCTTTGAGGTGTTTGAGATGAATCCAGCGATGGAAAAGCTCTTGCTCAGTAGGGCAACCACCAACGATATTCAGAACCAGGCAATCAAAGATGGCATGCTGACTATGCAACAAGATGGCTATCTAAAGGCATTAACAGGTGTGACCACCGTAGAAGAAGTGGCACGTGTGGCAACCGATCATTAGTAATTATATTTAAGAGGAATTATTATGCAGCCAACAGATCCAAACAGCCCAGCCCAGCCCAGCGGAATTCCTATTGATGGAGTAAGTGGGGTAGTTTCTAGTGTACCGCCAGCAGCCCAAACTCAAACTCCGGCTCCGGTAGCTCCAAGCCAA is drawn from bacterium and contains these coding sequences:
- the pilM gene encoding type IV pilus assembly protein PilM — translated: MELFVEDEHYFGVDLGNSGIRLVELKLIHDKPTLVTYGDIELPFGLMSSDSPADQARISEILKKLVSDARVSTKNVVAGLPASKVFASVLKLPQMADNEIAHTIRFQADKYIPMPIDQVKLDFFRITRDKEAEEIDVLLVATPTSIANKYLNIFQQAGLELMALDINAIAQSRSMVPNADIDVVVVDFASLTTDIGLISAGIPGLIRSVNVGAKSLIRVTSQNLGLDEVQAEQFVRKFGLTQTKLEGQVYRSMKPLLDNVVEEIKRSMEFFYQSNSGRKVEKIVITGGPAAIPEMPVYLANALGLPVEMGNPWQKISYATEFTDRLSGMALSYSTSVGLALRNMV
- a CDS encoding PilN domain-containing protein yields the protein MSVRINLLPEARMIKLKNQQTKRLVTVVCLVLCSSVGIVLVVLLLLLGARNIQFATNKGNIEELNKKIAAKAGVEQDVAWFNGALTEADSLSNNRILISQLFGQLANAAPPGIKIASLSVDPEYKVKASVEATDFNNVALFMNALKTYNVEFNPIAGFDRVPVFTDVDVQAVTKRKQTDNANFEVSFKVDEKLVKKFREDSKANEENK
- a CDS encoding type II/IV secretion system protein encodes the protein MLTLENQKIIENMIVQGDIVPHDVLEIAKLRSAKESKGLLQVLLDMKALSEDDSVKLIAISKKIPFVDLMHLDRPVDQKVLEMVPLEIAKTYMAVPFGVSNSSLNVALLDPTNLQAIDFISRKTGYTINPYIASQAGIDFVLGMYKEKFSQEVSEVLKNIASAQKEEVEAEKKTVQDQKKINDIVQDAPITRALNTILEYAINSRASDIHVEPRQKELKIRFRVDGILQEVMTLPKTTEAALISRIKIMSNLKIDEHRIPQDGQAVYIFAGREVDLRIAIAPISYGEQVVIRILDKNAQNITLDTLGFRGRSLRLITSGMHKPHGMILSTGPTGSGKSTTLYAVVGAIKSVAINIVTLEDPVEYKMEGINQIQVNTAVGLTFANGLRSILRQDPNVVLVGEIRDAETADLAVQAALTGHTVLSTLHTNSAAGVLPRMLDMKIEPFLIASTVNTVIGQRLVRRVCQKCKQAYAAPGTAVELINKIIGSFLPKTQAEVQAKEQEYGYEGLPLYSQNAYTLYRGVGCDECKDGYSGRIGIFEVFEMNPAMEKLLLSRATTNDIQNQAIKDGMLTMQQDGYLKALTGVTTVEEVARVATDH